One Budorcas taxicolor isolate Tak-1 chromosome 13, Takin1.1, whole genome shotgun sequence DNA window includes the following coding sequences:
- the TRMT6 gene encoding tRNA (adenine(58)-N(1))-methyltransferase non-catalytic subunit TRM6, whose product MESSEEQPGPQPQYPGNHCIRDGDFVVLKREDVFKAVQVQRRKKVTFEKQWFYLDNVIGHSYGTTFEVTNGGSLQPKKKKEEPTSETKEAGTDNRNIIDDGKSQKLTQDDIKALKDKGIKGEEIVQQLIENSTTFRDKTEFAQDKYIKKKKKKYEAMITVVKPSTRILSVMYYAREPGKINHMRYDTLAQMLTLGNIRAGNKMIVMETCAGLVLGAMMERMGGFGSIIQLYPGGGPVRAATACFGFPKSFLSGLYEFPLNKVDSLLNGTFSAEMLSSEPKDNASVEESNGTLEEKQTSEQENEDSVAEAPESNHPEEQERMEIVSQDPDYKEPKDSGSKKDYIQEKQRRQEEQKKRHLEAAALLSERNADGLIVASRFHPTPLLLSLLDFVAPSRPFVVYCQYKEPLLECYTKLRERGGVINLRLSETWLRNYQVLPDRSHPKLLMSGGGGYLLSGFTVAMDNLKADPSLKSSTSTLESHKTEEPAAKKRKCPESDS is encoded by the exons GAAAGTAACTTTTGAAAAACAGTGGTTCTATCTGGATAACGTCATTGGCCATAGTTATGGAACCACATTTGAAGTGACCAATGGAGGAAGTCTTCAGcctaagaagaagaaagaagagcctACTTCAG AAACCAAAGAAGCGGGCACTGATAATCGAAATATAATTGATGATGGAAAATCTCAGAAACTTACTCAAGATGACATAAAAGCTTTAAAGGATAAAGGCATTAAAGGCGAG GAAATAGTTCAGCAGTTAATTGAAAATAGTACAACATTTCGAGACAAGACAGAATTTGctcaagataaatatataaaaaagaagaaaaagaa ATATGAAGCCATGATTACTGTTGTGAAGCCGTCCACCCGTATTCTTTCAGTTATGTATTATGCAAGAGAACCTGGAAAAATTAA cCACATGAGATATGATACACTTGCCCAGATGTTGACATTGGGAAATATCCGTGCTGGCAATAAAATGATTGTGATGGAGACGTGTGCCGGCTTGGTGCTGGGTGCAATGATGGAACGAATGGGAg gTTTTGGCTCCATTATTCAGCTGTACCCTGGAGGTGGACCTGTTCGGGCAGCAACAGCATGTTTTGGTTTTCCAAAATCTTTCCTCAGTGGTCTTTATGAATTCCCCCTCAACAAAGTGGACAGTCTCTTAAATGGAACATTTTCTGCTGAGATGTTGTCTTCAGAGCCGAAAGACAATgcttcagttgaagaaagtaaCGGCACGCTGGAGGAAAAACAGACTTCTGAACAAGAGAATGAAGATAGCGTAGCAGAGGCCCCAGAGAGCAATCACCCAGAAGAACAAGAAAGAATGGAAATTGTCTCTCAAGATCCAGACTATAAGGAGCCTAAAGACAGTGGAAGTAAAAAGGATTAT ATTCAGGAAAAGCAGAGGAGGCAAGAAGAGCAGAAGAAAAGACATTTAGAGGCTGCTGCtctgctgagtgaaagaaatGCAGATGG GTTAATTGTAGCTAGTCGTTTCCATCCCACTCCACTGCTGCTGTCTTTGCTGGACTTTGTGGCTCCTTCAAGGCCATTTGTGGTCTACTGTCAGTATAAAGAG CCTCTGTTGGAGTGCTACACAAAACTTCGGGAAAGAGGAGGGGTCATCAACCTCAGGCTGTCTGAAACTTGGCTCAGAAATTACCAG GTTTTGCCAGATCGAAGTCATCCCAAACTACTGATGAGCGGAGGTGGAGGGTACCTTCTCTCAGGCTTCACTGTTGCCATGGACAACCTTAAAGCAGACCCCAGTCTCAAATCTAGCACCAGCACTTTAGAATCTCACAAGACTGAAGAGCCAGCAGCTAAAAAACGGAAATGCCCAGAATCTGACtcttaa